A DNA window from Brassica napus cultivar Da-Ae chromosome A4, Da-Ae, whole genome shotgun sequence contains the following coding sequences:
- the LOC125608120 gene encoding uncharacterized protein At4g14450, chloroplastic-like codes for MASTMAETSSSNVRDERPSNKLQRRLPSLKIEITSVTTWNVAIPLLSPLVSSPKSSFDQSAVAPSQNQAEKLADEVKKTPVFKKWQHPASPFCYDQSTFVQPFISV; via the coding sequence ATGGCCTCAACAATGGCAGAAACAAGCAGTTCAAACGTCAGAGACGAGCGGCCATCTAACAAACTACAGAGACGGCTTCCGTCTTTAAAGATAGAGATTACGTCCGTTACTACGTGGAACGTAGCCATCCCTCTGCTATCGCCGCTCGTTTCCTCCCCCAAATCATCCTTCGACCAATCTGCTGTTGCTCCGTCGCAGAACCAGGCTGAGAAACTGGCGGATGAGGTGAAGAAGACGCCGGTTTTCAAGAAGTGGCAGCATCCGGCGTCGCCTTTCTGCTACGACCAGTCGACGTTTGTCCAGCCGTTCATCTCGGTATAG
- the LOC106371536 gene encoding protein DJ-1 homolog A-like yields the protein MAPSTKTVLIPIAHGTEPLEAVAMITTLRRGGADVTVASVETQVGVDACHGIKMVADTLLSDITDSIFDLIVLPGGLPGGETLKNCKPLENMVKKQDTDGRLNAAICCAPALALGTWGLLQGKKATGYPVFMEKLASTCATAVESRVQIDGRIVTSRGPGTTIEFSITLVEQLCGKEKADEVSSILLVRPNPGEEYTFTELNKTEWLFEDTPQILVPIAEDSEETEAIALVDILRRAKANVVIAAIGNSLEVVGSCEAKLVADVLLDEVAEKSFDLIVLPGGNGAQRFASCEKLVNMLNKQAEANKPYGGICKSPVYVFEHNGLLKDKKATTHPRVSNELSDQSHIDHRVVVDGNVITSRAPGTAMEFSLAIVEKFYGREKALQLAKATLV from the exons ATGGCTCCATCTACGAAGACG GTTTTGATTCCTATTGCGCATGGTACGGAGCCTCTAGAAGCGGTGGCGATGATCACCACGTTAAGGCGAGGTGGCGCTGACGTGACGGTGGCTTCCGTCGAGACTCAGGTTGGCGTTGATGCTTGTCATGGTATCAAGATGGTCGCTGATACTCTCCTCTCTGATATTACCGATTCTATTTTTGACCTTATTGTGCTCCCC GGAGGGCTTCCCGGCGGAGAGACTCTTAAAAACTGTAAACCATTAGAGAATATGGTAAAGAAACAAGACACAGATGGACGGCTTAACGCAGCTATCTGTTGTGCTCCTGCGTTGGCTCTTGGTACTTGGGGTCTACTACAAGGCAAGAAA GCAACGGGTTACCCGGTTTTTATGGAGAAACTTGCGTCTACTTGTGCCACTGCTGTTGAGTCAAGAGTGCAGATAGATGGAAGAATAGTGACCAGTCGTGGACCGGGAACCACCATAGAATTCTCCATCACCCTTGTAGAGCAGTTGTGTGGGAAAGAGAAAGCTGATGAAGTCTCTAGTATCTTG CTGGTTCGTCCTAACCCTGGTGAGGAGTACACTTTTACTGAGCTTAACAAAACAGAGTGGTTATTTGAAGATACGCCACAG ATTCTTGTGCCCATTGCAGAGGACTCAGAGGAGACTGAAGCTATAGCGCTTGTAGATATCCTGAGGCGGGCAAAAGCAAATGTCGTGATTGCTGCCATTGGTAATAGTTTGGAAGTTGTAGGATCATGCGAAGCTAAGCTAGTAGCAGATGTACTTCTTGATGAGGTTGCAGAGAAGTCATTTGATCTGATTGTGTTGCCT GGCGGTAATGGTGCTCAAAGATTCGCAAGCTGTGAGAAACTGGTGAATATGTTAAACAAACAGGCAGAAGCAAACAAACCATATGGAGGAATCTGTAAATCGCCTGTTTACGTCTTTGAGCATAATGGTTTACTCAAG GATAAGAAGGCAACTACTCACCCAAGGGTGAGCAACGAGCTTTCAGACCAGAGTCACATCGATCACAGAGTCGTGGTGGACGGAAATGTTATAACGAGCCGAGCTCCAGGGACTGCAATGGAGTTCTCACTTGCGATTGTGGAGAAGTTTTACGGGCGAGAGAAAGCACTTCAGCTTGCAAAGGCAACGCTTGTTTGA
- the LOC106362562 gene encoding AT-hook motif nuclear-localized protein 20, translated as MSNPWWTNQSGLAGMVDHSTSSSLHHQSLLTKGDLGIAMNPSQENDQDDEDDPREGAVEVVNRRPRGRPPGSKNKPKAPVFVTRDSPNALHSHVMEISDGSDVADTIAHFSRRRQRGVCVISGTGSVANVTLRQAAAPGGVVSLQGRFEILSLTGAFLPGPAPPGSTGLTVYLAGVQGQVLGGSVVGPLVAIGSVMVIAATFSNATYERLPIEDEEDGGGGGSRQIHGGGDSPPGIGSSLPDPSGMAGPGYNLPPHLIPNGAGQLGHEPFNWVHARPPY; from the coding sequence ATGTCAAATCCTTGGTGGACGAACCAAAGTGGTTTAGCCGGCATGGTGGACCACTCAACCTCCTCCAGCCTTCACCACCAAAGTCTTCTTACAAAAGGAGATCTTGGTATAGCTATGAATCCGAGCCAAGAAAACGACCAAGATGACGAAGACGACCCTAGAGAAGGAGCGGTCGAAGTGGTCAACCGTAGACCAAGAGGCAGACCACCAGGATCCAAAAACAAACCCAAAGCTCCAGTCTTTGTGACAAGAGATAGCCCGAACGCACTCCATAGCCATGTCATGGAGATCTCCGACGGCAGCGACGTCGCCGACACAATCGCTCACTTCTCAAGACGCAGGCAACGCGGCGTTTGCGTTATAAGCGGAACAGGCTCAGTAGCTAACGTCACCCTCCGTCAAGCTGCCGCACCAGGAGGGGTCGTCTCACTCCAGGGAAGGTTCGAGATCTTATCTTTAACCGGTGCTTTTCTTCCTGGACCTGCCCCACCCGGATCAACTGGTTTAACGGTTTACTTAGCCGGggtccaagggcaggttcttgGAGGTAGTGTTGTGGGCCCTCTTGTGGCCATAGGGTCAGTGATGGTTATTGCTGCCACTTTCTCTAACGCTACTTATGAGAGGTTGCCTATTGAAGATGAGGAAGACGGTGGTGGTGGCGGCTCAAGACAGATACATGGAGGCGGAGACTCGCCGCCCGGAATCGGGAGTAGCCTGCCTGATCCGTCGGGGATGGCTGGACCGGGATATAATTTACCGCCGCATCTGATTCCAAATGGAGCTGGTCAGCTAGGGCACGAACCGTTTAATTGGGTTCATGCACGACCACCATACTGA
- the LOC106365726 gene encoding enoyl-CoA delta isomerase 3, translated as MCTLEKRGDLFLLTLTGDDEHRFHPDTISSVLSLLEQAKSQSTRGSVLITTAHGKFFSNGFDLAWAQAAGSQTGAVNRMHQMVESFKPVIAALIDLPMPTIAALNGHAAASGLMFALSHDYVFMRNDRGVLYMSEVDLGLPLPDYFAAMFAAKIGTSIAKRELLLSGKKIKGEEAVALGIVDSAAHDSVEGVVEATVSLGESLAAKKWNGEVYASIRKSLYPGLCTMLSLTAKIAASP; from the coding sequence ATGTGTACATTAGAGAAGCGCGGAGATCTTTTTCTCCTAACCTTAACCGGCGACGACGAGCACAGATTCCACCCCGACACGATCTCCTCCGTTCTCTCACTTCTGGAACAAGCCAAATCTCAATCCACACGTGGTTCCGTCCTCATCACCACAGCCCACGGAAAATTCTTCTCTAACGGCTTTGACCTCGCCTGGGCCCAAGCCGCTGGATCCCAAACCGGCGCAGTAAACCGGATGCACCAAATGGTCGAATCGTTCAAACCTGTGATAGCAGCACTCATCGATCTTCCCATGCCGACGATTGCCGCCTTAAACGGGCACGCTGCCGCTTCCGGGCTGATGTTCGCGTTGAGCCATGACTACGTTTTCATGAGGAACGACCGTGGTGTTTTGTACATGAGCGAAGTGGATCTTGGGCTACCGTTGCCAGACTACTTTGCGGCAATGTTCGCGGCCAAGATCGGGACGAGTATTGCGAAGAGGGAGCTGTTGCTGAGCGGGAAGAAGATCAAAGGAGAGGAAGCGGTGGCTTTGGGGATCGTTGACTCTGCGGCGCATGATAGTGTAGAAGGTGTGGTGGAGGCTACGGTGAGCCTTGGAGAGAGTTTGGCGGCTAAGAAATGGAACGGTGAAGTTTATGCGTCAATCAGAAAGAGTTTGTATCCGGGGCTTTGTACGATGCTGAGTTTAACGGCCAAGATCGCTGCGAGTCCTTAA